In a genomic window of Demequina muriae:
- the panD gene encoding aspartate 1-decarboxylase has protein sequence MTSLVRPMMIAKIHRATVTQADLHYVGSITIDATLMERADLLPGQQVDVVDVTNGARLTTYAIPGEPDTGQICINGAAAHLVNPGDTIIVIAYGMLADDEARTFEPHVVFVDGDNRIVSECDDPGTVPDGYGLERSGVPVHEFHEKGWEAFRS, from the coding sequence ATGACCAGCCTCGTCAGGCCCATGATGATCGCGAAGATCCATCGCGCCACCGTCACCCAGGCAGACCTGCACTACGTGGGATCGATCACGATCGACGCCACGCTGATGGAGCGCGCGGATCTGCTCCCGGGCCAGCAGGTGGACGTGGTGGATGTGACCAACGGAGCGCGGCTCACGACGTACGCGATCCCCGGCGAGCCCGACACCGGGCAGATCTGCATCAACGGCGCAGCAGCCCACCTCGTGAACCCGGGCGACACCATCATCGTGATCGCGTACGGGATGCTCGCGGACGACGAGGCGCGCACGTTCGAGCCCCACGTGGTGTTCGTGGACGGCGACAACCGGATCGTGTCCGAATGCGACGACCCCGGCACGGTGCCCGACGGGTATGGCCTCGAGCGGTCGGGCGTGCCCGTGCACGAGTTCCACGAGAAGGGCTGGGAGGCCTTCCGCTCCTGA